The following proteins are co-located in the Corynebacterium aquilae DSM 44791 genome:
- a CDS encoding glycosyltransferase, translated as MAPSIRSITTLLSYAAVSSFLDPFSLATNVARKTPSGLRDRLTAPLIKSSNDVVAVTGLVLADRSSEAREKLSVCRGGFLTPLRDSVALAARLDDELRFAPARKRLQWATGSFAPARGRGLLAAIYRDEMEVLKGNRWPDTTPTNGNRWSQNHNGSETGNRYCPLFVLTNSFPYSTAGYAQRSQHLLDAVARVGAQDQGVRASVPVNALTRYGYPAIIGTLDSQEKRIDNVVYHRCIPELYHPLLSKRLEAYTDAIVAKALEIGATVIHSTTDFENGIAARAAARRLGIPWVYEMRGEREKTWVASLPPSWRARALKSERFEALMQLEAQLAEDACRVVVLSETQKASLQARGVSSPVDVAFNGVNERLLQETVGKEESRIGLGWDQGKFIVGTITSVVDYEGLSVLVEVARRLKESNPDIHFVVVGDGPALPELQAEAQRLGLKNIRFLGRVPVAEVDAYYEAMDLFCIPRIDTEVTRVVTPLKGIPALAKGVPVLVSDLPALVETVPPDMGLVVGQGADAWAEAIVNQSKKSGHVREHQAVIYRKFANGRTWEAAGELVLKIHGCL; from the coding sequence ATGGCCCCTTCGATTCGTTCCATCACCACACTGCTGTCTTACGCTGCTGTGTCTAGTTTTTTGGATCCCTTTTCCTTGGCCACAAATGTTGCTCGAAAAACGCCGTCCGGTTTGCGAGACAGACTAACGGCGCCACTGATCAAAAGTAGCAATGACGTAGTGGCTGTAACGGGACTTGTCCTGGCCGATCGTTCTAGTGAGGCCCGAGAAAAGCTCTCCGTCTGCCGGGGGGGATTTCTTACACCGCTGCGGGATAGCGTTGCCCTGGCAGCTCGGCTGGATGACGAGTTGAGGTTTGCGCCTGCTCGTAAGCGGCTGCAGTGGGCGACTGGATCTTTTGCGCCGGCGCGCGGGCGGGGATTGTTGGCTGCAATCTATCGGGATGAAATGGAGGTGCTAAAAGGTAATAGATGGCCAGATACAACGCCGACTAACGGAAATAGATGGTCTCAAAATCACAATGGATCTGAGACTGGCAATCGGTATTGCCCATTGTTCGTTCTGACTAATTCTTTTCCGTATTCCACGGCCGGATACGCCCAGCGTTCGCAGCATCTGCTTGACGCTGTTGCTCGCGTGGGGGCTCAAGATCAAGGCGTTAGGGCGTCGGTGCCGGTTAATGCACTTACGCGTTATGGCTATCCGGCGATCATCGGAACCCTGGATAGCCAGGAGAAACGCATTGATAATGTGGTCTACCATCGTTGTATTCCAGAGTTGTATCATCCGCTTTTGAGTAAACGGCTTGAGGCGTATACGGATGCGATCGTCGCGAAAGCTTTAGAAATCGGGGCAACAGTTATCCACTCGACGACCGATTTTGAAAATGGAATCGCGGCGCGAGCAGCAGCTAGGCGCCTAGGGATTCCTTGGGTCTACGAAATGCGCGGCGAGAGGGAGAAAACGTGGGTGGCTTCCCTGCCGCCTTCTTGGCGTGCAAGAGCTCTAAAATCTGAGCGGTTTGAAGCATTGATGCAATTGGAAGCGCAGCTTGCCGAGGATGCTTGTCGTGTGGTTGTGCTGTCCGAAACTCAAAAGGCTTCGTTGCAGGCAAGAGGGGTGAGCTCCCCCGTTGACGTGGCTTTTAACGGTGTGAATGAAAGACTTCTGCAGGAAACGGTGGGAAAGGAAGAGTCTCGGATTGGGTTAGGGTGGGATCAGGGGAAATTCATTGTCGGGACGATTACATCCGTTGTTGATTATGAAGGCTTGTCTGTTTTGGTTGAGGTAGCCAGAAGGCTTAAGGAATCGAATCCTGATATTCATTTTGTTGTCGTTGGGGATGGGCCAGCTTTACCCGAACTGCAAGCTGAAGCGCAGAGACTAGGGCTGAAGAATATTCGTTTTCTTGGAAGAGTTCCTGTGGCAGAGGTTGATGCGTATTACGAGGCAATGGACCTTTTCTGTATTCCCCGGATTGACACAGAAGTGACTCGGGTTGTAACGCCTTTGAAAGGAATCCCGGCTTTGGCAAAGGGAGTTCCTGTTTTGGTTAGTGATTTGCCTGCTTTGGTGGAGACCGTTCCGCCTGATATGGGGCTTGTTGTAGGGCAGGGGGCGGATGCCTGGGCTGAGGCGATTGTGAATCAAAGTAAGAAGTCTGGGCATGTAAGGGAGCATCAGGCAGTTATTTATCGGAAATTTGCGAACGGTCGCACCTGGGAAGCGGCTGGGGAACTCGTTCTTAAGATCCACGGTTGCTTGTGA
- a CDS encoding SGNH/GDSL hydrolase family protein codes for MTISKRFVRLKEQSSSSEFWEPTERHLELSDGTLEQKRYGFTLDSNRFIETGVPIKEDLQSIFVLGDSFVESTFADPEVRFVAQAARLIPEANVFNAGYSGTTTLQLLTVLINKIAGLAKSGDVVVICLPMSDGSALLESGHYWNASERYAPLVPGVQGQPSSWAEDVVPLLSTAFHFCRALGLEVLLVVSPFRKADFSTEGWFRAMYKRNRANYERKKEIMERLQEDARAVAAREGVPVLDLEKLVASEAENFYDELHLNVRGQNKVSEMLAGFIRESEVLAAS; via the coding sequence ATGACTATTTCTAAACGCTTCGTGCGGCTGAAAGAGCAATCCAGTTCTAGTGAATTTTGGGAGCCCACTGAGAGGCACTTAGAGCTTTCGGACGGTACTCTCGAGCAGAAGCGCTATGGGTTTACTTTGGATTCCAATCGGTTCATTGAAACCGGTGTTCCTATCAAGGAAGATCTTCAGAGTATTTTCGTCCTGGGGGATTCTTTTGTGGAATCCACCTTTGCCGATCCGGAAGTCAGGTTTGTTGCTCAGGCTGCTAGGTTGATTCCCGAAGCTAACGTTTTCAACGCGGGCTACTCTGGAACGACTACCCTCCAGCTTCTTACTGTTTTGATCAACAAAATTGCCGGGTTGGCCAAGTCGGGCGACGTTGTTGTTATTTGTTTGCCTATGTCTGATGGGTCGGCTTTGCTTGAGTCGGGACACTATTGGAACGCAAGTGAGCGTTATGCGCCACTGGTTCCCGGAGTGCAGGGGCAACCGAGTTCATGGGCGGAAGATGTGGTTCCGCTGCTAAGTACCGCGTTCCACTTTTGCCGTGCCCTGGGGCTTGAAGTTCTCTTGGTGGTATCGCCCTTCCGAAAGGCAGATTTCAGTACGGAGGGCTGGTTCCGGGCCATGTACAAGCGGAACCGTGCCAACTATGAGCGTAAGAAAGAAATCATGGAGCGTTTGCAGGAAGATGCGCGCGCAGTGGCGGCGCGTGAGGGGGTTCCTGTACTAGATCTTGAGAAGCTCGTGGCTTCCGAAGCCGAAAACTTTTATGACGAACTGCACCTCAATGTGCGTGGGCAAAATAAAGTTAGCGAGATGCTAGCTGGCTTCATTCGAGAGTCGGAAGTTCTGGCAGCTAGTTAG
- a CDS encoding IS256 family transposase, which translates to MTTMTTRDPQDKARLKQLEKRLMSSPELAEILKEFATSSTDINDMVRSMIQTGINTALQAEMDAHLGYQAGDRTGKARHGTADNHRNGSYNKTVQSQYGPIDITVPRDRSGSFTPRMVPKGARRITDVDDLIISLYAAGTSLRDIQHHLATTLGVDLSHETISQITDQVLDEVLAWQHRDLEEFYPVIYLDALRIKIRDGARVVNKACYMAVGITMEGTRQILGLWIANNEGAAFWAQVCAELANRGVKDVFIVCCDGLKGFEQAVQATWPDAMVQTCVVHLIRTALRWVAAKDRSAVAAALKKIYTAATAEQALAFLDEFDASDMGLKYPQAVKAWRDAWERFIPFLQFPPQARKVVYTTNAIESMNAQLRKATRNRGQFPNDAAAVKALWLMICHIEDRQAEKTKKKAGRARAGTSRFVEGVRVTGWVAAINQLSAHYPDRFEPYL; encoded by the coding sequence ATGACCACCATGACCACCCGCGACCCGCAAGACAAAGCCCGGCTTAAACAACTAGAGAAGCGACTGATGTCCAGCCCTGAACTCGCCGAGATCCTCAAAGAGTTCGCCACATCATCAACCGACATCAACGACATGGTGCGTTCGATGATCCAGACCGGGATCAACACCGCACTGCAAGCCGAAATGGACGCCCACCTCGGTTACCAAGCAGGAGACCGCACAGGCAAAGCCCGCCACGGCACGGCCGACAATCACCGCAACGGCTCCTACAACAAAACCGTCCAGTCCCAGTACGGGCCTATCGACATCACCGTGCCCAGGGATCGCAGCGGCAGCTTCACCCCACGGATGGTGCCCAAAGGAGCCCGCAGGATCACCGATGTCGACGACCTGATCATCTCTCTGTATGCCGCAGGCACCAGCCTTCGTGACATCCAGCACCACCTGGCCACCACGTTGGGTGTGGATTTGTCGCATGAGACGATCTCCCAGATCACCGACCAGGTCCTAGATGAGGTACTTGCCTGGCAGCACCGGGACTTAGAGGAGTTCTACCCGGTGATCTACCTGGATGCTTTGCGCATCAAAATCCGTGATGGTGCCCGGGTCGTCAACAAGGCCTGCTATATGGCGGTCGGCATCACCATGGAGGGTACCCGGCAGATCTTGGGGCTGTGGATCGCAAACAATGAGGGCGCGGCGTTTTGGGCCCAGGTCTGTGCGGAGTTGGCTAACCGTGGGGTCAAAGATGTGTTCATCGTCTGCTGTGATGGGCTGAAAGGTTTCGAACAGGCGGTGCAGGCCACCTGGCCTGATGCGATGGTGCAGACCTGTGTGGTGCACCTGATCCGCACCGCACTGCGGTGGGTGGCGGCAAAGGACCGTAGCGCGGTCGCGGCTGCTTTGAAGAAGATCTACACCGCTGCAACGGCAGAGCAGGCGCTTGCGTTTTTGGACGAGTTTGATGCCAGCGACATGGGGCTGAAGTATCCGCAGGCGGTGAAGGCTTGGCGGGATGCGTGGGAGCGTTTCATACCGTTTTTGCAGTTCCCGCCGCAGGCGAGGAAGGTTGTCTACACCACGAATGCGATCGAGTCGATGAATGCGCAGTTGCGTAAAGCGACAAGGAATCGGGGGCAGTTTCCTAATGATGCTGCCGCGGTCAAGGCGTTGTGGTTGATGATCTGCCACATCGAGGACCGGCAGGCGGAGAAAACGAAAAAGAAGGCCGGGCGTGCCCGTGCGGGAACGAGCCGGTTTGTTGAGGGGGTGCGTGTGACTGGGTGGGTTGCGGCCATCAATCAGCTGTCAGCACATTACCCGGATCGGTTCGAGCCTTACCTGTAA
- a CDS encoding DUF5926 family protein: MGKKKKKDENLPEGMSRRQAKLAARAAERAALERDPRPYGGFTAEADLVALQEFVPSARAKVNVKGVDRDVYICTVLPGAAAAVVRDEEFGGDALVGLQVASHSHNPGRDLAYALNWVKGAKPGESLTSTTADGSEPKLDELLDPKAELEVEVYQNFDWWVPEGSAIDPMYAQAMQAANDSVMPSVPVEGDFTGVAWWIDAGGKAHIRWIRTDDEDKLLKALARVAAKDALNLGEDTKFAGVFRTHGIIVPVFDLDPTVDPATYGPLLVELDKVVAAEIDNDAELTSEERRRLENIKSRQVTIR; this comes from the coding sequence ATGGGTAAAAAGAAGAAAAAGGACGAAAACCTCCCCGAGGGTATGAGCCGCCGTCAGGCAAAGCTTGCCGCACGCGCCGCTGAGCGCGCAGCCCTCGAGCGTGACCCCCGCCCCTATGGTGGTTTCACCGCTGAGGCTGATCTGGTTGCACTGCAGGAGTTCGTGCCGAGCGCACGTGCCAAGGTCAACGTGAAGGGTGTCGACCGCGATGTCTACATCTGCACCGTTTTGCCGGGCGCCGCAGCCGCAGTTGTTCGCGATGAAGAGTTTGGCGGCGACGCACTGGTTGGTTTGCAGGTGGCTTCGCACTCCCACAACCCGGGTCGCGATCTCGCCTACGCACTCAACTGGGTTAAGGGTGCCAAGCCAGGCGAGTCCTTGACCAGCACTACCGCTGATGGTTCTGAGCCAAAGCTGGATGAGTTGCTGGATCCCAAGGCCGAGCTTGAGGTTGAGGTTTACCAGAACTTCGATTGGTGGGTTCCGGAAGGCTCCGCCATCGACCCGATGTACGCCCAGGCTATGCAGGCTGCGAATGATTCTGTGATGCCGTCTGTTCCGGTTGAGGGTGACTTCACTGGGGTTGCTTGGTGGATTGATGCCGGCGGCAAGGCTCACATCCGTTGGATTCGTACCGACGATGAAGACAAGTTGCTGAAGGCTCTCGCTCGTGTGGCGGCCAAGGATGCGTTGAACCTGGGTGAGGACACCAAGTTTGCTGGTGTGTTCCGTACCCACGGCATCATCGTTCCGGTTTTCGATCTGGATCCGACTGTCGACCCGGCCACCTATGGTCCGCTGCTGGTTGAGCTGGACAAGGTTGTTGCCGCTGAGATTGATAACGATGCTGAGTTGACCAGCGAGGAGCGTCGTCGCCTGGAGAACATCAAGTCCCGCCAGGTGACTATTCGTTAG